CTGGACGGTGCGGGAGGTGAAGGCCGTCCATAGAGCGCGCCTCGGGCTCGGCATCTTTTCCGGGGAAGACTGGCGCAGCTTCACCCTTAACCCGCAGGCGAGAGAACTATGTGCGTGGCAGGACGTTACACCTCCCGGTGGAAAACGAAAGAGGGTCCTGCTGGCCTGTCTGCCAGAAGACGAGAGAGAGGCCGCAGCGTTAGCATCCGCGCATGGATTTGAGGAGTTAGCCGTCCCGGAACTTCCAGGCAGGGCCGAAGAAAGGACCTCTGAATTAGAGCAGAAGGAACGTGGATTACTGGAGAGGCAAGAAGTACTGCGGGCCAAAATGCTCAAACAGGCGCACCTGCACCACCGCAGGGCCGTAGCGCTTCTCGGATACCGGGAAAGCCTGAGGGAAAGACAAAATACCGAGACAAAGTTCGCCAGGTCGAAAAAACTCCTGCTGGTGACGGGATATATACGCACAAAAGACGTCCACATAATGGAAGACATGCTTAAGGCCGAGTTCCCCCAATATGCGACCATCTACAAGGAGCCGTCACCGGATGAAGACGTGCCCGTCTCTCTGACGTTAAACGCGCTGTTCCGGCCCGTACAATTGTTAACGAACATGTTTGGACTGCCCAATTATTTCGCCTTTGACCCCACGCCTTATATCGTCCTCAATTTTCTTCTATTCTTCGGCATCTGTTTCAGTGACGTCATATACGGGGTCGTGTTGATGGGTCTTTCCTTTTGTCTGATGAGGCGGTACCGGCTGAATCAGGGCCTGTGGAACTTCTTCTGCCTCTTTTTCTACGCCGGGGCCAGCACGACGGTCTGTGGCGCCTTAACGGGGGGATGGGCGGGTGACCTTTATAAGCCCGAGTATCTGGGCGAGGGCAATCCATTACTTTACATGAAAGAGAAACTAAGCGTCTTTGATCCGCTCGACAGCATCCTCGTCGCACTGGTTCTCGTGCTGGGGCTTGGGATAATCAACCAGTTCTACGCCCTGAGTCTCCGGATGTATCGCGAGTACAGGATGGGGAGGCCGCTGGACGCCCTGCTGGACGGAGGTCTGTGGCTTATATTTCTGTCGGGGCTGGTTATACTGATTGGACACGTATTTATTGCAATGCCGCCCAATACGGTGACCGCGGGAAAGGGCATGGCCGTCCTGGGCGCCTTTGGGCTGGTACTTTCCCAGGGCAGAAGGGAGAAGGGCGTGGCCGCCAAGGCGATTACGGGACTCGTCAGTCTTTACGGTATAACGGGCACGTACGGTTCGACTATGTTCATAAGTGACATTATCTCCTATTCAAGGCTGCTGGCACTGGGGCTTACCACCAGTATTATCGCCATGTCATTTAACATCATAGCCGCCATGCTGGGTTCGGCAGGGACAATATTTTTCATACTGGCCCTGATTATCGGCCATGTGCTGAACTTTGCCATATGTATAATAGGTGCTTTTGTGCATCCGGCAAGGCTCATAATGCTTGAGTTTTTTGGCAGATTTTACGAGGCAGGGGGCATTCATTTCAGACCGTTTGGCTTCCACTCGCAGAAGGTTCAGGTAATAGAATAAAAAGGGGTTTAAACCTATGGAAGAATTCCTAAAGACTCAGTTCCTGGAGACTGGTCTTGGCTGGGCATGTACGGGAGCGATGCTGGCAGTAATGTTTGGGGGCGTGGGGTCGGCAGGGGGCATACGCACTGCCGTTACCCAGGCCGCAGGCGTTATTTCCGAAAAACCGGAGCTCTTTGGGCGACTCCTTGTGCTGATGGCCATGCCGGGCACCCAGGGTTTTTACGGCTTTATCTGTGCCATCACCATTGCCATGAGGATAGGACTCATTGAGGGCACAATAAACGTCACCCCAATAGTGGGAGTAGGGCTTTTCTCTACGGGCCTTGCTATGGGGGTAGTCCTGTGGAGGAGCGCGATATGGCAGGGAGAGGCCGCCGCAGCGGCTATAAACCTGACGGCCAAGAGGCCTGAAGAAGCTGGCCGGGCAATCCTCATGCCCGCTCTTGTAGAGACGTATGCCGTGGTCGCCCTCCTTGCGGCGATTCTCATGATAATGTGGCTCACTAAAACAGAAGGCCTTACGTTTGCTGTCCTGGAGACTATCCCTCACTAAAGCCCATGACACTGGAAAGAATAAACGCACGGTTGCTGGAAGACGCACGCAAAGAGGCGGAAAGGTTGGTTGAGGTTGCAGGGCACGGCATCAAACTGAAACTCGACCGGGAAAAGCAGTTGCAGAAGGAAAGGCTCGAGAAAAGACTTGAAACGCTGCGCAAGGAATTAGAGGAAGAAAAAGAAAAAAACCGGTCCCTCCTCAATGCCCGCTACAAGAAACAGATTCTGGAATCAAAGAACAACATAATCGACCGTCTTTTCCAGGAAGCGGCGGACAGCGTAATGTCCCTTGACAGACAGGAGTATCTGGCGCTGCTGGAGGAGTGGCTGGACAGATTAAGTATAGACGAAAAGGCGGAACTCACGCTCTCCAGCAAAGACCTCAGAGGCATCGGCCCGGAACTGGTAAGAAAGGCGAACGACTCGCGCAGTGAGGACGTCCTCTTTCTGGCAACGTCAGCGGCAGACATAAAGGGTGGGTTTATCTTAAAGACAAAAACCTTTGAGATTGACCGCAGCCTGGAGTGTGTGTTGAGCCAACTGCGTGAAGATCCGATCTCAGAGATGGCAGAGAAACTGTTTGGCAGATAACGCGAACACTCCGAAGAGACCACGGAAAACCCCTGCCTTCAGACCAGGGCGTTTATGGACCTTTGTCGCATAAATGGGGTAACTACGTGTTGTAGTCTTGTAAGGGTATGTCTCAACGCTCAGCCTTTTAAATGAGGGGTATCCGTAGGGGCGACCCGGCGGGCCGCTCCTACCCTTTGGATAGATGTGTCGTAAAATGAAAGAAAGAGATCCTCAACAGTGGTGTTTTGTGTCGGGAAAGGTGAGCGTCCTTGAAACCACACTCCTCAGGGAAGCCTTTTTCCAGGAACTGTCACCTCTGGAAAAACGTGAAGACATACTCTACCGTATAAGGGATTCCTCATTGAGGGACTATTTTCACACGACCGACGATTTGTTGGATTATGAAGACATAGTAAATGACCGCTACCAGTCACAGGTCCGGGAAATAAGAAGGTTTTCTCCCTCCCCGGTGGTCTGTGACTTCTTCCTCCTCCCCTACGAATTCATGAACCTCAAAAACTTTCTCAAGGAGGAGCTTTACGGGCTGCCTCCCGCAGGACGCTTCCCCGGTACTATAAGTGAGAATGTGTGGAGAGAGCTCTGGCAGGGAGGCAAAAGACCTTCTCTGCCGGATGTATACGAAGAGGCCCTGTCGGCGCTTAAAGAGTCCCGCACACAAGGGAAGGCAGATGAGACCGGCGACCCCGGACTTGTTGACAGCATCCTCGACGGACACCAGCTGCATTACCTGCCGGCACTTATGGCTGGACTGGAATCTGAGTTGATATGCGGTTACGTAAGAGATTACAGGAGACTAAAGGGAATATTGATGCTTCAGAGGGTACCGACGGGGAGTGAGGCTGCGGCGTTGTGGTTCCTCAAGGAGGATGAATTATTCAAGATACCGGTGCAGGGTGCTCCACGACACTGGAGGGAAATGCTTCTTGAGATCGTACCTGAGAAAATTGTGGAGAAAATCATTACCGGGAGCAGAAGAGACCTGTTATCCAGGTATGAGAAATACACAGGCGACTATCTCATGGAGAAGCTGGAGCCGGCGCGTTACGCGGCCTTTGGACCGGGAAAGGTCTTTAGATACCTTTCGGCACTTACAGCCGAACTGTTCAATCTCAGGTTGTTGATAGGCGGCGCATTGAATAAGCTGAGCCCGGGGGTCACCGGGAACATGCTTCGGAGGACGTGTTTCTAAATGCACAAAGCGGTTGTTATCGGGGAGCGCGAAAAAATACTGCCCTTTAAGATGCTGGGGATGGGCCTTGAGTATGCCGGCTCGGAAAGGGAGTTTGAAAGGGTCATGGAGAAGTTGGCCCAGGACCCCGAGGTGTCTTTGATACTGGTGTGTGAGGATATTATATCGGCACGGCCGGAGGTCGTCTCAGCCTTCAGAGAAAAAGTGCGTATCCCCATAGCAGTCCTTCCCTCACATCTCGGCAGTGCGGGCACAAGCATCCGGGAGACCGGCAAAATGGTTAAGAGGGCCATCGGTATTGACATACTAGAGGGAGGCCCGGATTGAAGGAAGGGGTGATAACCAAGGTCTCAGGACCTCTGGTGATAGCCAGGGAGCTGACCGGCACAAACATAAATGATATGGTGCGTGTGGGCGAGCAGAGGCTGCTGGGGGAGGTAATTGAGATACGCTCAGAAGAATACTCCATCCAGGTATATGAAGAGACGGAGGGGATAGGTCCGGGTC
This genomic window from Candidatus Bathyanammoxibius amoris contains:
- a CDS encoding V-type ATP synthase subunit K, with translation MEEFLKTQFLETGLGWACTGAMLAVMFGGVGSAGGIRTAVTQAAGVISEKPELFGRLLVLMAMPGTQGFYGFICAITIAMRIGLIEGTINVTPIVGVGLFSTGLAMGVVLWRSAIWQGEAAAAAINLTAKRPEEAGRAILMPALVETYAVVALLAAILMIMWLTKTEGLTFAVLETIPH
- a CDS encoding V-type ATP synthase subunit E family protein; protein product: MTLERINARLLEDARKEAERLVEVAGHGIKLKLDREKQLQKERLEKRLETLRKELEEEKEKNRSLLNARYKKQILESKNNIIDRLFQEAADSVMSLDRQEYLALLEEWLDRLSIDEKAELTLSSKDLRGIGPELVRKANDSRSEDVLFLATSAADIKGGFILKTKTFEIDRSLECVLSQLREDPISEMAEKLFGR
- a CDS encoding V-type ATPase subunit — its product is MKERDPQQWCFVSGKVSVLETTLLREAFFQELSPLEKREDILYRIRDSSLRDYFHTTDDLLDYEDIVNDRYQSQVREIRRFSPSPVVCDFFLLPYEFMNLKNFLKEELYGLPPAGRFPGTISENVWRELWQGGKRPSLPDVYEEALSALKESRTQGKADETGDPGLVDSILDGHQLHYLPALMAGLESELICGYVRDYRRLKGILMLQRVPTGSEAAALWFLKEDELFKIPVQGAPRHWREMLLEIVPEKIVEKIITGSRRDLLSRYEKYTGDYLMEKLEPARYAAFGPGKVFRYLSALTAELFNLRLLIGGALNKLSPGVTGNMLRRTCF